One region of Paenibacillus polymyxa M1 genomic DNA includes:
- a CDS encoding NAD(P)H-dependent oxidoreductase, translating into MSKKILVIQGNPVADSYGEALAQAYVKGAEGAGAEVRLLQLSALEFNPNLSGGYRNKLPLEPDLIQAQEWIKWAEHLVFVFPIWWGSLPALMKGFIDRTFMPGFAFKYQKGKPLPDKLLKGRTARLISTMDGPHWYYRFFQGQPGHRMMKDSTLHLCGVKPVRSTTIDLMNKRTEQQRNEWLSKVEQLGHSMS; encoded by the coding sequence ATGTCTAAAAAAATATTGGTGATTCAGGGGAATCCGGTCGCTGACAGTTATGGAGAAGCGCTGGCTCAAGCCTATGTAAAAGGAGCCGAAGGCGCAGGGGCTGAGGTTCGCTTATTGCAGCTGTCCGCGTTGGAGTTTAATCCAAATCTATCAGGTGGATATCGGAATAAATTGCCGCTAGAACCTGATTTGATTCAAGCACAGGAATGGATTAAATGGGCAGAACATCTCGTTTTTGTCTTTCCGATCTGGTGGGGCAGCTTGCCTGCGTTAATGAAGGGATTTATTGACCGTACCTTTATGCCGGGATTCGCGTTTAAATATCAAAAAGGAAAACCCTTGCCTGACAAGCTTTTAAAGGGAAGAACAGCCCGCCTTATCAGCACGATGGATGGTCCGCACTGGTATTACCGATTTTTCCAAGGACAGCCTGGGCACCGGATGATGAAGGATTCCACGTTACATTTATGTGGAGTCAAACCAGTACGTTCTACAACCATTGATCTCATGAATAAGAGGACAGAGCAACAGCGTAACGAATGGCTGAGCAAGGTCGAGCAGCTAGGTCATAGCATGAGCTAG
- a CDS encoding DUF4183 domain-containing protein yields the protein MEHTGKQGLPGEAGVTGAPGVPGIAGTPGIPGIQGPAGTQGAPGVPGPAGAPGSSGATGAPGPTGAQGIPGPTGAQGIPGSTGAQGVTGPTGGQGITGPTGPAPDISNVEIVPRAERYFYFTPDPIESSVTIMADQFSVDGVQGAFQRFHVGSNSYANLYINGMLQERTLFSLTPSSLTIHLSEGETISSGTPIIVEIVQFSVRYSA from the coding sequence ATGGAGCATACAGGAAAGCAAGGTCTGCCAGGCGAAGCCGGGGTGACAGGAGCGCCAGGAGTACCGGGAATTGCGGGAACACCAGGAATACCTGGAATACAGGGTCCAGCAGGAACACAGGGAGCACCGGGAGTGCCAGGTCCAGCTGGGGCTCCCGGTAGTTCAGGCGCAACAGGTGCACCTGGTCCTACCGGAGCACAGGGCATACCTGGCCCTACCGGAGCCCAAGGCATACCCGGTTCTACCGGGGCACAAGGCGTAACCGGTCCTACTGGAGGCCAAGGTATAACTGGTCCAACAGGTCCGGCTCCTGACATCTCCAATGTTGAAATTGTCCCTAGGGCTGAGCGGTATTTTTATTTTACTCCTGATCCGATTGAATCTTCAGTTACGATTATGGCGGATCAATTTTCTGTAGATGGTGTGCAGGGGGCTTTTCAAAGGTTTCATGTCGGAAGCAATAGTTATGCCAATCTGTATATTAACGGGATGTTACAAGAAAGAACGTTGTTCAGCTTGACACCTTCATCGCTGACGATTCACCTCAGCGAAGGGGAGACTATTTCCTCCGGCACACCTATTATTGTGGAAATTGTTCAATTTAGTGTGCGATACAGTGCATGA
- a CDS encoding DUF4183 domain-containing protein, whose translation MPIIKPVYTAVATAPVATGGAISTTVTPAVTRFFATITAGMIGATTTTIPAASFVDDADAPVVALPTLTATDSANYYINGVIQQSSLFTLTTASLVIASVDITPGVPAVIEISDFSGTTSTITTQPTISAPTVTIIT comes from the coding sequence ATGCCCATCATAAAACCTGTATACACAGCAGTAGCTACTGCTCCAGTAGCTACTGGTGGTGCCATAAGCACGACTGTAACCCCAGCCGTGACTCGTTTTTTTGCAACCATTACAGCCGGGATGATCGGAGCAACAACAACAACTATTCCTGCTGCCAGCTTCGTAGATGACGCCGATGCTCCAGTCGTTGCTTTGCCAACATTAACGGCTACTGATTCTGCTAATTATTATATTAACGGAGTTATTCAGCAGAGCTCCTTATTCACCCTAACCACGGCAAGTCTGGTCATTGCCTCCGTAGATATTACACCAGGTGTCCCCGCTGTCATAGAAATATCTGATTTTAGCGGCACAACCTCTACTATCACAACTCAGCCTACCATCTCTGCCCCTACCGTAACGATTATCACATAA
- a CDS encoding putative 12-oxophytodienoate reductase-like protein 1, which produces MAYAALRRSALGQVGLIMLEVHAVTQQGKDSGSLGIWSDEHISPLQKVVQAIHDQGSKAGLQLWHVGRSWLNPFWPRQAAEQLGVRIEGSAPYNHFWF; this is translated from the coding sequence TTGGCATACGCTGCATTACGGCGCTCGGCGCTAGGACAAGTCGGGCTAATCATGCTTGAAGTGCATGCAGTCACCCAGCAGGGAAAAGATTCGGGCAGCCTTGGCATATGGAGCGACGAGCACATTTCCCCGCTGCAAAAAGTGGTGCAGGCCATCCATGACCAAGGCTCTAAAGCCGGTCTCCAGCTTTGGCATGTCGGACGCTCCTGGCTAAATCCATTCTGGCCCAGACAGGCAGCCGAGCAACTCGGTGTTCGTATTGAAGGATCTGCACCCTATAACCATTTTTGGTTTTAA
- the nfi gene encoding deoxyribonuclease V (cleaves DNA at apurinic or apyrimidinic sites), with amino-acid sequence MRHRKMEPIINHEWDLDEKEAVKLQQELSLKVTKEDRFPEIQYVAGVDVAYSEQSDLLVAAIVILDASSLQVVESIVVEDAVHFPYIPGLFSFRELPPIVKALKQIKTSPQLVVCDGQGIAHPRRFGLASHLGVIFDIPTIGCGKTRLWGEFEEPSQERGACSLLMDREEIIGRALRTQDNIKPLFVSVGHRISLETACNWILKLCPQYRLPETTRQADQLVRKALSQINQGSI; translated from the coding sequence ATGAGGCACAGAAAAATGGAACCAATCATAAATCATGAATGGGATCTAGATGAAAAAGAAGCGGTGAAATTACAGCAGGAGTTATCTTTAAAAGTTACAAAAGAAGATCGATTCCCTGAAATTCAATATGTTGCTGGGGTAGACGTGGCATACAGTGAACAAAGTGATCTCTTAGTTGCGGCCATCGTGATTTTAGATGCTAGCTCATTACAAGTAGTGGAATCCATAGTGGTTGAAGATGCTGTCCATTTTCCCTACATCCCCGGATTGTTTTCATTCAGGGAGCTGCCGCCTATAGTAAAAGCATTGAAGCAAATCAAGACCTCTCCTCAGCTGGTGGTCTGTGATGGACAAGGAATTGCCCATCCTAGACGATTCGGATTAGCCAGTCATTTAGGTGTTATATTTGATATTCCTACAATTGGATGTGGTAAAACGAGGCTATGGGGTGAATTCGAAGAGCCATCTCAAGAACGAGGGGCATGTTCGTTATTAATGGATCGTGAGGAAATTATCGGTAGGGCGTTAAGAACCCAGGACAACATTAAACCTCTGTTTGTATCCGTAGGACATCGTATTTCATTAGAAACGGCCTGCAACTGGATATTAAAGCTTTGTCCACAATATCGCTTACCTGAGACCACTCGACAAGCTGATCAGCTTGTGAGAAAAGCTTTATCACAAATAAACCAGGGGAGTATCTGA
- a CDS encoding pectate lyase family protein, whose protein sequence is MKKRCSLGIAAVLLFATLAPMGAPAHAASDIGKETLGSKNGWAAFSTGTTGGAAATSSNTFTVTNRKQLVDALGKSSNTTPKIIYVKGTINANVDDNNKPLGLNDYKDSKYDFNAYLKAYDPSTWGKKVPSGTLEDARKASQKNQASRIVIEIPSNTTIVGLGNNAVINGANFQLKKGTDNVIIRNIEFQDAYDYFPQWDPTDGSTGNWNSEYDSITINGATHVWVDHNTFNDGAHPDSGNGTFYGQEYQHHDGLLDVINQGDLVTISYNHFYDHDKTSIIGNSDSKTADEGALRVTLHHNYYENTVQRTPRVRYGQVHLYNNYYTGDVKRSEYPTLYIWGAGKASKIFAENNVIDVAGLSAAKIVTVFGGTALSDTGTLLNGQAVNAGSSAGLSSSVGWKPSLNDKISPSASVKTEVTSQAGSGKL, encoded by the coding sequence ATGAAAAAGAGATGTTCACTCGGAATCGCAGCCGTGTTATTGTTCGCTACTCTGGCTCCTATGGGTGCACCTGCTCATGCAGCCAGCGATATTGGCAAGGAGACACTCGGCAGCAAAAACGGCTGGGCCGCCTTTTCTACTGGCACAACAGGTGGAGCTGCTGCTACTTCCTCCAATACTTTCACCGTAACGAACCGTAAACAACTTGTCGATGCGTTAGGCAAGAGCAGCAACACTACACCTAAAATTATTTATGTCAAAGGTACAATCAATGCTAACGTCGATGACAATAATAAACCATTAGGATTGAACGATTACAAGGACTCTAAGTATGATTTCAATGCGTATCTCAAGGCGTATGATCCGTCTACATGGGGGAAAAAGGTTCCTTCTGGTACATTGGAAGATGCACGTAAGGCATCACAGAAGAATCAAGCCAGTCGTATCGTTATTGAAATTCCATCCAATACAACGATTGTCGGTCTGGGCAACAATGCCGTCATTAATGGTGCAAACTTCCAATTAAAAAAGGGTACAGACAACGTCATTATCCGTAATATTGAGTTTCAGGATGCCTACGATTATTTCCCACAATGGGACCCAACTGATGGCAGTACAGGCAATTGGAATTCAGAATATGACAGCATTACAATTAACGGAGCCACGCATGTATGGGTGGATCACAATACGTTCAATGACGGGGCTCACCCCGATAGCGGAAACGGCACCTTCTACGGTCAAGAATACCAGCATCATGATGGACTGCTCGATGTGATTAACCAAGGTGATCTGGTTACCATTTCATACAATCACTTTTACGATCATGACAAAACATCCATTATCGGCAACAGCGACAGTAAAACAGCGGATGAAGGGGCTTTACGTGTAACCCTGCATCACAATTATTATGAGAATACAGTACAACGCACACCGCGCGTACGTTATGGACAAGTCCATCTATATAACAATTACTATACAGGTGATGTAAAACGCTCTGAATACCCTACACTGTATATATGGGGCGCGGGCAAAGCCTCTAAAATCTTTGCTGAAAACAATGTCATTGACGTTGCGGGACTGTCCGCAGCCAAAATTGTGACTGTTTTTGGTGGAACTGCCCTGTCAGACACTGGCACACTTCTGAATGGACAGGCCGTAAACGCAGGCTCCAGCGCGGGGCTTAGCTCCTCTGTAGGCTGGAAGCCATCCTTGAACGATAAAATTTCCCCATCCGCCAGCGTGAAGACAGAAGTCACTTCCCAAGCCGGTTCCGGCAAGTTGTAA
- a CDS encoding TetR/AcrR family transcriptional regulator, whose amino-acid sequence MNKKTHVDSKKKDILQAAMCLFATKGIDGISVKEIAEAAGVTDAAIYKHFKSKDAMALEVFGQYCNSYTTLIDFYRKQSGSFLSRFHQLVDEVLNMHDEDQYGLLLLSQHHELYVEASQNQNVRQPLEALTEFIEQGIQQGELPKQDVQLSGVLIIGAITRLSVSSLEGELPQQLVPFAVEIKQRLTALLSKGQ is encoded by the coding sequence ATGAATAAGAAAACACATGTAGACAGTAAAAAGAAGGATATTCTGCAGGCAGCGATGTGCTTATTTGCAACCAAAGGAATTGATGGGATTTCGGTCAAAGAAATTGCAGAGGCTGCCGGTGTGACAGATGCCGCGATTTATAAGCATTTTAAGAGTAAAGACGCGATGGCCTTGGAGGTATTCGGGCAGTATTGCAATAGCTACACCACCTTAATTGACTTTTATCGCAAGCAGAGTGGGAGCTTTCTCAGTCGTTTCCACCAACTGGTGGATGAAGTGCTGAATATGCATGATGAGGACCAATATGGATTGCTTCTACTATCACAGCATCATGAGCTGTATGTTGAAGCAAGCCAGAACCAGAATGTGCGTCAGCCGCTGGAGGCGTTGACTGAATTCATCGAACAGGGGATTCAACAAGGTGAACTGCCTAAGCAGGATGTTCAGCTATCAGGTGTGCTCATCATTGGAGCCATTACACGATTGTCCGTGTCTAGCCTGGAAGGTGAACTTCCACAGCAGCTGGTTCCATTTGCCGTAGAGATCAAACAACGTTTAACTGCTTTATTAAGTAAAGGTCAGTAG
- a CDS encoding cyclase family protein, translated as MAEYLADILKLLKQKEWVDLSHAFYPEIPHFPVFDNVQVDTLFTHDDGFFVKQYCFPGQYGTHIDAPVHFVKGKRYLHELSLKELVLPLVVIDRSAAVAANSDYELTVADILDFEKEHGRIADQSFVAFRSDWSKRWPDPDAFSNKDNAGDAHCPGWSLDALCFLVEERNVAAIGHETLDTDSSVAYRKEGKLVGEYYILEQDRYQVEVLTNLDKLPPKGAVIYNIVPSIQDSPGFPVRSFAILP; from the coding sequence ATGGCAGAGTATTTAGCAGATATCCTGAAGTTGTTGAAGCAAAAAGAGTGGGTGGACTTGTCCCATGCCTTTTATCCCGAAATTCCCCATTTTCCGGTTTTCGATAATGTTCAGGTGGATACCCTGTTTACCCACGACGATGGCTTTTTTGTAAAACAATACTGCTTTCCAGGGCAATATGGAACTCATATCGACGCCCCCGTTCATTTTGTGAAGGGTAAACGTTATTTACATGAGCTTTCGTTGAAGGAACTGGTTTTGCCGTTGGTTGTCATTGACCGTTCAGCAGCCGTTGCAGCCAATTCCGACTATGAGCTTACGGTTGCGGATATTCTGGATTTTGAAAAAGAGCACGGACGGATTGCCGATCAGTCCTTTGTCGCCTTTCGTAGTGATTGGAGCAAGCGTTGGCCTGATCCTGATGCCTTCTCGAACAAGGACAACGCTGGAGATGCACATTGCCCGGGTTGGTCGCTGGATGCGCTGTGCTTTTTGGTAGAGGAACGAAATGTTGCTGCTATTGGACATGAAACACTGGATACTGACTCCTCTGTAGCTTATCGAAAAGAGGGTAAGCTGGTAGGAGAATATTACATATTGGAGCAGGATCGATATCAAGTTGAGGTGCTGACGAATTTGGACAAGCTGCCCCCGAAGGGTGCAGTCATTTATAATATTGTACCGAGCATTCAGGATTCTCCGGGATTTCCGGTGCGCTCCTTTGCTATTTTGCCTTAA